A window from Saccharomyces cerevisiae S288C chromosome XIII, complete sequence encodes these proteins:
- the FAA4 gene encoding long-chain fatty acid-CoA ligase FAA4 (Long chain fatty acyl-CoA synthetase; activates fatty acids with a preference for C12:0-C16:0 chain lengths; role in the competitive import of long-chain fatty acids and sphingoid long-chain bases; role in stationary phase survival; localizes to lipid particles and the plasma membrane; role in sphingolipid-to-glycerolipid metabolism; forms cytoplasmic foci upon replication stress; faa1 faa4 double null complemented by any of human ACSBG1, ACSL1, 3, 4, 5, 6, SLC27A2, or 4): protein MTEQYSVAVGEAANEHETAPRRNIRVKDQPLIRPINSSASTLYEFALECFTKGGKRDGMAWRDIIDIHETKKTIVKRVDGKDKPIEKTWLYYELTPYITMTYEEMICVMHDIGRGLIKIGVKPNGENKFHIFASTSHKWMKTFLGCMSQGIPVVTAYDTLGESGLIHSMVETDSVAIFTDNQLLSKLAVPLKTAKNVKFVIHNEPIDPSDKRQNGKLYKAAKDAVDKIKEVRPDIKIYSFDEIIEIGKKAKDEVELHFPKPEDPACIMYTSGSTGTPKGVVLTHYNIVAGIGGVGHNVIGWIGPTDRIIAFLPLAHIFELTFEFEAFYWNGILGYANVKTLTPTSTRNCQGDLMEFKPTVMVGVAAVWETVRKGILAKINELPGWSQTLFWTVYALKERNIPCSGLLSGLIFKRIREATGGNLRFILNGGSAISIDAQKFLSNLLCPMLIGYGLTEGVANACVLEPEHFDYGIAGDLVGTITAKLVDVEDLGYFAKNNQGELLFKGAPICSEYYKNPEETAAAFTDDGWFRTGDIAEWTPKGQVKIIDRKKNLVKTLNGEYIALEKLESIYRSNPYVQNICVYADENKVKPVGIVVPNLGHLSKLAIELGIMVPGEDVESYIHEKKLQDAVCKDMLSTAKSQGLNGIELLCGIVFFEEEWTPENGLVTSAQKLKRRDILAAVKPDVERVYKENT from the coding sequence ATGACCGAACAATATTCCGTTGCAGTTGGCGAAGCCGCCAATGAGCATGAAACCGCtccaagaagaaatatcaGGGTTAAAGACCAGCCTTTGATTAGACCCATAAACTCCTCAGCATCTACACTGTACGAATTCGCCCTGGAATGTTTTACCAAGGGTGGTAAGAGAGACGGTATGGCATGGAGAGATATTATAGATATACATGAGACGAAAAAAACCATAGTCAAGAGGGTGGATGGTAAGGATAAGCCCATCGAAAAAACATGGTTGTACTACGAACTGACTCCCTACATAACCATGACATACGAGGAGATGATCTGCGTAATGCACGACATTGGACGTGGGCTGATAAAGATTGGTGTTAAACCTAACGGTGAGAACAAGTTCCACATCTTTGCCTCTACTTCTCACAAGTGgatgaaaacttttcttggTTGCATGTCACAAGGTATTCCTGTGGTCACCGCGTACGACACTTTGGGTGAGAGCGGTTTGATTCACTCCATGGTGGAAACAGATTCCGTCGCCATTTTCACGGACAACCAGCTGTTGTCCAAATTAGCAGTTCCTTTGAAAACCGCCAAGAACGTAAAATTCGTCATTCACAACGAACCCATCGATCCAAGTGACAAAAGACAAAATGGTAAGCTTTACAAGGCTGCCAAGGATGCTGTTGACAAAATCAAGGAAGTTAGACCGGACATAAAAATCTACAGTTTcgatgaaattattgagATAGGTAAAAAGGCCAAGGACGAGGTTGAATTGCATTTCCCCAAGCCTGAAGATCCAGCTTGTATCATGTACACTTCTGGTTCCACTGGTACACCAAAGGGTGTGGTATTGACACATTACAACATTGTAGCTGGTATTGGTGGTGTGGGCCATAACGTTATCGGATGGATTGGCCCAACAGACCGTATTATCGCATTCTTGCCATTGGctcatatttttgaattaacCTTTGAATTCGAAGCGTTCTACTGGAATGGTATCCTAGGGTACGCCAATGTCAAGACTTTAACCCCAACTTCTACACGTAATTGCCAAGGTGACCTGATGGAGTTTAAACCTACCGTAATGGTGGGTGTCGCCGCAGTTTGGGAAACAGTGAGAAAAGGTATCCTGGCCAAGATCAACGAATTGCCCGGTTGGTCTCAAACGCTTTTCTGGACTGTCTATGCTTTGAAAGAGAGAAATATACCATGTAGCGGCTTGCTGAGTGGGTTGATCTTCAAGAGAATCAGAGAAGCAACCGGTGGAAACTTAAGGTTTATTCTGAACGGTGGGTCTGCAATCAGCATAGACGCCCAAAAATTCCTCTCCAACCTTCTATGTCCTATGCTCATTGGATATGGGCTAACTGAGGGTGTGGCTAATGCCTGTGTCCTGGAGCCTGAACATTTTGATTACGGTATTGCTGGTGACCTTGTCGGAACTATTACAGCTAAATTGGTGGATGTCGAAGATTTGGGCTATTTTGCCAAGAATAATCAAGGTGAATTGCTGTTTAAGGGTGCACCCATCTGTTCTGAATACTATAAGAATCCTGAAGAAACTGCTGCGGCCTTTACCGATGATGGCTGGTTCCGTACCGGTGATATCGCTGAATGGACCCCCAAGGGACAAGTTAAGATCATtgatagaaagaaaaatttggttaAGACCTTAAATGGTGAGTACATTGCAttggaaaaattagaaTCCATTTACAGATCAAATCCTTACGTCCAAAACATCTGTGTCTACGCTGATGAAAACAAAGTTAAGCCTGTCGGTATTGTGGTCCCTAACTTAGGACACTTGTCTAAGCTGGCTATCGAATTAGGTATAATGGTACCAGGTGAAGATGTCGAAAGCTATATCCATGAAAAGAAGCTACAGGATGCCGTTTGCAAAGATATGCTGTCAACTGCCAAATCTCAAGGCTTGAATGGTATTGAATTATTATGTGGcattgttttctttgaagaagaatggACTCCAGAAAATGGCCTTGTTACATCCGCCCAAAAATTAAAGAGAAGAGATATTCTAGCGGCTGTCAAGCCAGATGTGGAAAGAGtttataaagaaaacaCTTAA